One genomic segment of Helianthus annuus cultivar XRQ/B chromosome 14, HanXRQr2.0-SUNRISE, whole genome shotgun sequence includes these proteins:
- the LOC110904114 gene encoding uncharacterized protein LOC110904114 — protein sequence MKREGRQHGVVRSYPILPTPLSRQRRYIKTVDSASVAGLFTKVSSKPTNQSKFTGKCGTARCLGCHVHPVCKSKDKAKGTMKLRSIGSDHRKLIGCPAGTSAIDALAYLARHESYDDHDYNDDDDSYKELIGVEDEDEWVSYFECWGDGEGYADEHGVRDIMID from the coding sequence ATGAAGCGAGAGGGTCGTCAACACGGTGTAGTTCGAAGCTACCCAATCCTCCCCACTCCCTTGTCTCGTCAACGCCGATACATTAAAACGGTGGATTCAGCCTCAGTCGCCGGTTTATTCACCAAAGTTTCAAGCAAGCCCACAAATCAGTCCAAATTCACCGGAAAATGCGGTACAGCCAGATGCCTAGGTTGTCATGTCCATCCTGTGTGTAAGTCCAAAGACAAGGCCAAAGGAACCATGAAGCTGAGATCAATTGGATCCGATCATCGTAAACTGATCGGTTGTCCTGCCGGTACTTCGGCCATCGATGCTTTAGCTTACTTAGCCAGGCATGAAAGTTATGATGATCATgattacaatgatgatgatgatagttATAAGGAATTGATTGgggttgaagatgaagatgagtgGGTGAGTTATTTTGAGTGTTGGGGGGATGGAGAAGGCTATGCAGATGAGCATGGAGTTAGAGATATTATGATCGATTAA
- the LOC110904115 gene encoding BAG family molecular chaperone regulator 6-like isoform X2: MMNGPFFRNYSKQQPSRSIPVQQRSSPKVISVPVHFVSSDQPPTTISMLKDSAALKIQKVFRGFVIRKTVKKIASIRNEVYDIERRIDDTEVVSLIRRDAKERLRVNETLMSLLFKLDSIRGVDCGIRDLRKAVTKKAIALQEKVDSIGHQTLDSHSPDEIVTPPDNVGTSTSTLDQVTEASNSVDEIVDNNVNSEDDEDGSVVKNFSSVEAADVIREEKDNCVNDDKGNREILENLMDDNENIKRLMA; this comes from the coding sequence ATGATGAACGGTCCATTTTTCAGAAACTACTCCAAACAACAACCATCGCGATCCATTCCGGTTCAACAAAGATCATCTCCAAAAGTCATTTCTGTGCCGGTCCACTTCGTCTCATCCGATCAACCACCAACCACAATATCGATGTTAAAGGATTCAGCAGCACTTAAAATCCAAAAAGTATTCAGAGGCTTTGTGATCAGGAAGACTGTGAAGAAGATCGCTTCTATCAGAAATGAGGTTTACGATATTGAACGAAGAATTGACGATACGGAAGTTGTTAGTTTAATTCGTAGGGATGCGAAGGAGAGGCTGAGGGTGAATGAAACCCTAATGTCTTTGCTTTTCAAATTGGATTCCATTCGCGGTGTTGATTGCGGGATTAGGGATTTGAGGAAAGCTGTAACGAAGAAAGCAATTGCATTACAGGAGAAGGTGGATTCCATTGGCCATCAAACCCTAGATTCACATTCACCTGATGAAATTGTTACTCCTCCTGACAATGTTGGTACAAGTACAAGTACATTAGATCAAGTCACAGAAGCTTCTAATTCTGTTGATGAGATAGTTGATAATAATGTCAATTCGGAAGACGATGAAGATGGCAGTGTGGTTAAGAATTTCAGTTCTGTAGAGGCTGCAGATGTAATTCGTGAGGAAAAAGATAATTGCGTAAATGATGACAAGGGAAACAGAGAAATTCTAGAGAATCTGATGGATGATAACGAGAATATAAAGAGACTGATGGCTTGA